From Rhododendron vialii isolate Sample 1 chromosome 7a, ASM3025357v1:
tttcttagcctgcccatactcccttctgtctttgtaagacttgggttctggcttatccacttttttggcaggtgccttcggctgttcggcaaccgccctgccatcctcacggagtatgtcatcctccattctggcgtgttgctctatccgttccatcaatttagccaaggtggctattggatgtttattcaatgaatggcgcagctctccccgaacaggcaaaccagttttgaacgtagcaattgcgtactcctcactacaactttcaatctcgttgaaagttttccagtacttctttgcataatctctaatttgctcgttctcctcctgcttcatggtggaaagactctcaaaagtctttggggcctttctgctcgttaagaaccaagcagtaaattcctctgctagctgcctccatcctcgtatggatcgtggggccaacttatgaaaccaggataaagctaccttgccaagactggagggaaacatcttgcacaagatggaatcatccccctcatgcataaacatggcctgttgataatgttgtatgtgagctacgggatccgtatttgtctcgtaaagtacgaatgcaccgtgcttcactctgctcggcaaccttgcttcttgtagcctctttgtaaagggggaggctgcaatattacttagggccttgcgtgctgcttctcgtgcagtcactgtcccatcctcttgctcctttgacttgtgggccgaagccttgacccagtcagcatcaggcctctcgtacctgtctcgatgatgctttctcgtatcctcttcctcgggggtagaacttcggtctccgctcctcctttttcgtgaagaagtccttctctctggtgttcagcttctactttttcttcccctttttcgtagagaagcctcatgatgccctataacaggacttctgctcttgcttctgctccttcttcctcgtgaaggagcttttctgtattgtaccacagcatacctactgcctctagaatttcttcgagacagtccagaatcctccggatgctccctaattctttccaattctctgatctcatgctctcgttttttaatcagacgagcatactcctcgacttcttgcctcttcctatcaagaacgtcgtcgctatggtgcacattCCTAGAGTGCGCGATcaattcatccctttgatgggatttactccttctcgtggatctcgaagccgtctctccatctcctttatttttggagttatgatgcacggtaagggggcggtcctttcTCGTGTTCCTCCTgggcccaccctggggctttctcggagccccaggtgggtatttgtcccttccctcatctaacacatcttttggttcatgcggtgttgctggagttacttccaccatggtcgtatttcaaaagggaattctttcgtttcccacagacggcgccaattgtagggggatgaaaacaattgatgcttcggatcaacaggattgcaacggcttattcgtgcctcttcaccggaaccctagctcgtcgtctgaaccctaatctgtaaaatagacagggggtgagtgcacctttgcctctcgtggcaaaggccctccgatgcctttgttagtatcacgtactagaaaactcaaccctaattatcagtaggaaagcaataataatgcaatgtattgcgtacctttcacctctaggtttacctcatatttatagatttatggatgcttgctgtccaagcatccttgttgccataggattcctaactcgtataggagatccaggatatcaaggagtctcgtttcctttatcagtttatggaaaagagtccttttaggattcttttccattaagagccgatcatcccatacttgttgggtatctttctcagatcctatattcttggaatcttattcctttacggaacatgactattctggaatcttccagagtattccctctgctcctactctcgattggagctccatctttgttcggctgtctcatggccgaacagacggcttggaccagttacttcacatgtaactggtccttgagcccatacaaccttcctggaccgttgacttctcatgtcattggtccatgttgccgaacacttgtttagcacgatgaccatcctgtctatattcaaactatggtcccacgtaccatttattcggatatcgattgcattgctttaaacctgtgatcactcgtatcacgtgctaggttctttacatcatctgttcggctgtatcataaccgaacagcctgcttggaccaattacttcacatgtaacttgggccaatgtaatcggaatgtctctaactgccgaatagtcagtttatagccataacttctcatatcattggcccttTATTTTGCCGAATAGATTGCATGGAttaatgacttcccatatcactggtccatatcgttGTTCATCGAACTGTCcagcggtaagtcctgtcatacttaccacgtgctcccgactaccacgtgttcggcaactaaatgtatcttctcgggaatacctccctacagccCCTACCATAGAAGACACTACGACTAAACAAATGAGGGCTAAGGAGGACACTGAGTGGAATTCTGCTGACAATGAAAGTTTTGAGGCAAACTCTAAAGCTTTAGGAGCCATCTATGGAGCATTGAGTAAAACTGAATTTAGTCGTATTTCCGCGTGCACTACTGCAAAAGAGGCTTGGGATATTCTCCGAGTCACCCACGAGGGTACTAAGACTGTTAAAACTTCAAAACTCCAAATGCTTACAACACGTTTCGAAGATTTAAGAATGCAGGAAGATGAGACATTTGATAGTTTTGTCACTAAGTTGAGTGACATCGTTAATTCCTTCCACGCATTAGGAGAACCAATCCCTAATCTTAAAGTTTGTCGAAAAGTGCTTAGGTCACTTCCTGAGAGGTTTAGGGCTAAAGTAGTTGCGATCGAAGAAAGTGATAAAGTTGATGACATTCTTTTTGAGGAACTTGTAGGTAAACTTCAAACGTTTGAATTGAATCATCTCTCAAAGAAACCTACATTAAAGCCTAATAAAAGCATTGCTTTTAAATCTTCTAAAGAAGAATCTTTTGTGGCACATGAGAGTGATGATGACCTTGACGAAGAAGAACTTGCTTTCTTtgctaaaaaattcaaaaaatttgtcaaattccgtaaaaataataattctggAAATTTTTCTTCTTCGACTAATGGGGGCAAGAATTTTAATTCTGGGGATAATGAAAAGAAATCTTCTATTGATAAATCCAAGAAACCCCAAGGTATATAATGTCACGAGTGTCATGGTTTTGGGCATGTTCAAGCAGAGTGTGCAAACACTCTTAAAAAGAAAGTGGCCAAGGGTTATAAGGCTACGTGGGATGACGATAGTGATGACAGTAGTGATGGGGGTTCTGAAGCTCCTAGATATTCTGTGCTTGTTGCCAACATTAAGTCCCCCACGTCCCCCAAATCGGTTGAACTTTCTACAACTCTTAGCGATGATAGTAAGTATGTCCCGACTGACGAAGACTGTGAGAATAGTGATGATGATATAGATTCTATTCATGAGGCCTATAATCAATTGTTTAAAGAGGGtgtaaaattgaaaaagaaaaagaaggaactcATGAGTGTCATCGAGAAAATTAGTGGTGAGAGGAACAAACTTAGTGATGACATTGAATCTAAGAACATCAAGCTTAAAGAATTAAAAACCTATACCGCTAATTTGAAAGACAAGTTTGccaaaattgagagagagcaTGTGGATGCCTTGAAGGCTCTCGAAGTGTCTAAGGATAGGATTTTTGAATTGGAGCGTGACCTTAGGGAGGCCACTGAGGCCATAAAGCGTAATGAGTGTGGCGTAACTCGTATTGCCGAAATGACACGTACGTTTAGAAATAGAAGCGGCTTAGGGTTTATTGATCCACCTTCATTGACACCTATGGCTAACAAGGTCACCAAGAACGAAATCAAGTTTGTGAAATTTGATATTGCAAAGAATGAGGTAGTGAGCAATAAACCTGAATCTTCTATTAAATCTCCCACCATCATTAAGAATGCTTACAACAGTAATCatgttcttgaaaagaaaatcttgtttatttGTCACTACTGTGGTGGTCAAGGTCACATTCAACCTTTTTGTAATACACTTAGAAGGGACAATCAGAGAACAAAGGGGAAACTGCTTGTAGccccaattaataaaagtgtTTGGTATGGTCAACCCAATGTGGGAAGACCTCAAGTTGTGCGTCAGTCTCCCACAAACATTAAGAATGAGAATTTTCAAAAGACATTGAGTCAGTTGGCGAATCAAACTTCTCACCTCGTCGAGGAAATCAAAAAGTTGTCAAATTTGGCTAATAACAATGGAGAGACTAATAGGATTGTTGAAAGACGTATCACACACGGTCACACATCGCATGTGaacaccaaaccaaagcaaacatGGAAGAGAGTCGATGTCGTTTGTCATGTAGCACACACTGCTTTTCGGGCACATGATGCTTGCGCTTGGTACTTAGACAGTGGATGTTCTAGACACGTGACCGGAAATAAATCTTTCTTTGCTAAGCTAGAGAAGTATAATGGTGGTTTTGTCACATTTGGCGATGGTAATACGGGTAAAATTGTAGGACAAGGCACCGTAAACGCACCCGGAATCCCTCTGATAGATAATGTGTTATATGTTGAGGGTTTAAAAGCTAACCTGTTAAGCATAGGGCAATTTTGTGATAATATGCATGAAGTAAATTTCTCTAAAGATAATTGCTCTATTATAGATGCtaagggtgtgtgtgtggttaAAGGTATTCGATCTTCGGATAATTGTTATTGTGTTGAAACTGCAAGGTCTAATGTGTGTCATCGAGTCTTGCTTGATGATGTAGAAATTTGGCACCAATGTTTAGGACACGTAAATTTTCCAGAATTGCATCGAATAACCAAGACGAGATTGTGAGGGGAGTGCCCAAACTTGCCAATGGGCAAGGGCTTGTGTGTGGTGGTTGCATGAAgggcaaacaaataaaaagcccTCATAAAAAGACAAATTTAATTGCAACCACAAAATGTTTAGAGTTACTTCACATGGACTTGATGGGACCCTCGCGTACTGAAAGTTTAGGGGGCAAGCGATATATTCTGGTTATAGTTGACGACTTTTCTCGCTTCTCATGGATTGGTTTTCTTAGAGAAAAATCTGATGCTTATGcttgtttcaaaactatttgtcaACGTATTCAAAATGAGAAAGGGTACCCTATCACACGAGTCCGCAGTGATCATGGTCGTGAGTTTGAGAACTCcgacattgaaaaatattgtaatAAAAAGGGTATAAAGCACGAGTTCTCTGCACCTCGCACacctcaacaaaatggggttgttGAAAGAAAGAATAGAACTCTTCAAGAGATGGCGAGAGTTATGCTTCATGCAAAGCGTGTCCCTAGAAATCTTTGGGCTGAAGCTATTAATACTGCGTGCTATACTATAAATAGAGTGTATGTTAGACCAGGGACTACTCTCACACCCTATGAAATTTGGAATGGTAAGAGGCCTTCAGTGAAGTATTTTAGGGTGTTCGGTAGTAAATGTCATATTTTGAGAGATAGTGAGTCCTTAGGCAAATTTGACTCAAATAGTGACGATGGTATATTTTTAGGGTATTCCAACACGAGCAAAGCTTTTAGAGTATATAATCTACGCACCTCTACCCTAGTTGAGTCGGCGAATGTAGTTGTTGATGATACCACTCTTGATCAGTCAGTCCCTCAGgttaatgatgatgatgaagggAGTTGGGAAATTTTTGAGGGGGAGTTTCAATCCAATGGTTTAGATGAGGGAGTTTCTTCTAAAGAGGTTGTTGACATTTCTACGGGTGTGGATGAGAGAGTTGAAAAAGATAGTGAGGTTGAGGTAGATGAGCCTTTAGAAGATGAGGAGTTAGGTCAACACAACTTAGTTCCTTTCTCTGCCAAAGAACCCTCGGCTAGAGTAAAGCTTAACCATCCCATTAGCCAAGTCATAGGAGAACCCAATGATGAGATGAAAACTAGAAGGCAAATTAGGAATGAGATCAATTATGTGTGTTTCACGTCCACATTAGAGCCAAAAAGGGTAGAAGAGGCCTTAGGAGATGACTATTGGATAGGAGCCATGCAAGAAGAACTACAACAATTTGTGAGGAATGATGTTTAGTACTTAGTACAGAGACCCTCTCACACTAACGTCATAGGCACTAAgtggatatttaaaaataaaaaggatgtAGATGGCATAGTTGTGCGTAATAAGGCTAGGTTAGTTGCCCAGGGGTACACCCAAATTGAGGGAATTGATTTCGATGATACCTTTGCCCCCGTAGCAAGAATGGAGTCAATAAGGTTACTTTTTGGCATTGcatctcattttaattttaaattatttcaaatgGATGTTAAAAGTGCCTTTTTGAATGGTGACCTTAAGGAGGAGGTGTATGTGGAACAACCTAAAGGGTTTATTGATCCTTCATTTCCTGATCATGTGTACCGCCTTCGTAAGGCCCTTTATGGCCTTAAACAAGCCCCTCAAGCTTGGTATGAACGTTTAACCGATCATCTTTTAAATACTGGCTTTGTGAAAGGGGGAGTAGACCGAACCTTATTTCTGAAGAAAATTGAAAGTGACCTTTTAATTgctcaaatatatgttgatgatattgtgttCGGTTCCACAAATGAGCAGCATGCGAAACAATTTGGGGCACAAATGTCCCATGAGTTTCAAATGAGCCTAATGGGAGAATTGACTTACTTTCTAGGATTTCAAATTCGTCAGTTGAACGatgggatatttttgtcccAATCCACATATGCGAAAGAATTagtcaaaaaatttggtttggAAGATTCCAAGAGTACTCGTACTCCCATGGGTTCCACCGTTAAAATTGCTAAAGATATTGAGGGCGCTAGTGTTGACTCCACGCTTTACCGTAGTATGATAGGAAGCTTATTATATCTTACTGCTagtcgtcctgatatttcattTAGTGTTGGAGTGTGTGCCCGCTATCAATCTGACCCTAAAGAGTCTCACTTGATTGCTGTCAAGCGAATTATACGTTACATTAAGGGCACCTCCACGCTTGGTCTTTGGTATCCTAAGGGTACTAATGTGGACTTAGCCGCATTTTCTGATGCCAATTGGGCTGGAAGCGCGAATGATAGGAAGAGTACCTCCGGTGGTTGTTTCTATTTGGGAAACTGGTTGGTtgcttggcatagcaagaagcAGAATTGTGTTTCGTTGTCCACCGCAGAGGCAGAATATATTGCCGCTGGTAGTTGTTGCACGCAACTTTTATGGATGAAGCAAATGCTTCAAGACTACGGTCTATCTCAAGGTGTAATGACTGTTTTTTGCGATAACACAAGTGCCATTAACATTTCTAAAAATCCAGTCCAACATTCTAGGACTAAACATATCGACATCCGTCATCATTTTATTCGTGATTTGGTTGAAGATGGTGTCGTGGCACTTGAGTTTATACCCACACAAGATCAAAAAGCGGATATTTTCACTAAGCGTTTAGATTCTCTTAGGTTTGAGTACCTTAGGAAATATCTTGGTTTAATTTCTCTAGATTAGGCTGTGTGTGGGATCACATGTCATCTCATATGCTTGGcttgaatatttttaattttgagttgtCATGTGTTGTTATGTACTtagtagtattattattattttttttattgttttgagtcaaagattttttttttaatcgtgtgCATGCTTGCAATGTTTTTGCGTGCTTGGGAATCATGAGCTGTCTTGATATCAGTTTTACATATGCTTATGCCTTTGAGAGTAATGTATCAAgtcaaaattttccaatcatATCAATCTGTTACTTAGTGATGTTGTTCTCTGTTTTGGTATTAGAATCCCATGCTCACGTTTCTATGCACACAATCTCACTTGGAGCTAGTAAACTTACATTGTTTAAGTGGTCTCTATTGAGTCTCAGTTGGGTTTATCTTAACTAATCACTTTGATTGACCACATGTTCGTTGTTTACCTAGGGATGCTTTCCCTCATTTGACTCCTTATGAGATGGGCCGCCTATGGATTAGTGTGTAAAGCACCTCTAAGgtttggaaaaatcaaattgagactttcttttatttcttgtctcttgtttaaaaaaaaaagaaaagaaaagaaaagaacaatacccctataaaaaaaaaaaaaagaggggttTATTTACATTTGTCTCTTCGCCTTATAGGTTATAGCTGCCTGGTCCTTTGCCCCACAAGGCTAGGTGTAAGTCGCTAATCTCGAGTCTAAAACAACCGATGAGGTTTGTGCTTAAGTTTCTAGGTCCGAGCGTTTCTGGTTTGACTTCCTCGTGATAGTCTTGTTTAAACCTTTCTTGAGATAAGATTATGGCGCCCATTTAATCCTTGATAAATTTTCTTGCTCCTCATGCACGGCGTTTATGCTTCACATTCATAGGCGTGAGGATGGTATTCTGTCCATTCTTTGATCTGCATCATTCTGCTTCATGAGATGATATGGTCTTATATTTCCATTCGGTGCATTTCTCTTATAGCCATCTTGCCTATGTGATTCTTGTTATTGCATATTGTATGATTCTCTCGTATGCTTTCAGGTTGCATGTATCTCACTCGGATACAGtcatttcctttgtttttccgTGCCAAAAAGGGGGAGAGTTTTTATGGTCATGGGTTGGGGAGTAATGGAGAGTGATATGTGTCATTGAGTCTTGCATAAAGATAGAGAATTTTTTAGTGCTTTGTTCATTTGGGGAGATACTTATAAGGAgagatttattttattgatgaaTCGCTGGTTGAGTTTTCATGCTTTTGGATATAATGTTGCTTTGTCATTTATTATTAAATTATGCCGACCCATTCTACTTttcgaaaaatatattttgtcgcatagtttttgttgagctatctttgcAGGTATTGGAAGTGCAACTCAAGCTTCATTGGATAGACCTAGTTTAGACTAGTGTTTGTCTCTTTAAGTTGTATTTTTTCCATTGTGTTTTAGTGCAGTTGGTTTTGTCCCGAAaatgccaaagggggagattgttagatattttggcactttccaGGGTTGTTCAAAACCTTCATTAGTGTCTTTATTATATCGACTCCATTTGATTATAATGGGTAGGTTATTAGGGGGTAGTTGCTCGCTCGATGCTCCTCCCATTATCTGCGCCAACTTAACCACTACGGAATCAAGCCAATTGCGTGAAAGGTAAAAGCACTACACAACATATCATGCATATTATTTCCAAGATTAGAAACGTTATTTCTACACGTTTGTCTTTCCTATAAAATCTCTCTAAAAATTCGTTTCCCATAAATGTGTATcctaaatcaattttctttaaaaaggtCCGAAATTTTGCTTTCCATATGATGCATAATTAGAAGAACTTTGTTGTAAGGGAAAATTGCAATATAAAAAGGGTTGATTACCATAGGGAGGTTTCGACCCCGAGAGAAGAGTTTTATTATTtgcttatatataaaaaagaaaagaaagggttgcTCGACTGATTTTCTGTTTTCGGTGGAGGCGAgagtttttgtttgttcataaaagaaagaaaggggggCACGGCTGTGATAGGTTTTCGACGCAAGCCCGTATTCCGTTTTTCGTTTATATTATTC
This genomic window contains:
- the LOC131332716 gene encoding uncharacterized protein LOC131332716 produces the protein MGTRKVLTPLLLTTSSRCLPFKIRSTCWESCLTKVGVAEDSPLWVENDLPSRQVTAPPDDVDQQIDDFADVDEEIQVESQDDVDHSSVPDVTTEIVIPEVQTAAAAAIAEADIAWINDFPYHWSISLFIELSSAPTIEDTTTKQMRAKEDTEWNSADNESFEANSKALGAIYGALSKTEFSRISACTTAKEAWDILRVTHEGTKTVKTSKLQMLTTRFEDLRMQEDETFDSFVTKLSDIVNSFHALGEPIPNLKVCRKVLRSLPERFRAKVVAIEESDKVDDILFEELVGKLQTFELNHLSKKPTLKPNKSIAFKSSKEESFVAHEKCANTLKKKVAKGYKATWDDDSDDSSDGGSEAPRYSVLVANIKSPTSPKSVELSTTLSDDSKYVPTDEDCENSDDDIDSIHEAYNQLFKEGVKLKKKKKELMSVIEKISGERNKLSDDIESKNIKLKELKTYTANLKDKFAKIEREHVDALKALEVSKDRIFELERDLREATEAIKRNECGVTRIAEMTRTFRNRSGLGFIDPPSLTPMANKVTKNEIKFVKFDIAKNEVVSNKPESSIKSPTIIKNAYNSNHVLEKKILFICHYCGGQGHIQPFCNTLRRDNQRTKGKLLVAPINKSVWYGQPNVGRPQVVRQSPTNIKNENFQKTLSQLANQTSHLVEEIKKLSNLANNNGETNRIVERRITHGHTSHVNTKPKQTWKRVDVVCHVAHTAFRAHDACAWYLDSGCSRHVTGNKSFFAKLEKYNGGFVTFGDGNTGKIVGQGTVNAPGIPLIDNVLYVEGLKANLLSIGQFCDNMHEVNFSKDNCSIIDAKGVCVVKGIRSSDNCYCVETARSNVCHRVLLDDVEIWHQCLGHVNFPELHRITKTRL